The Nitrospiria bacterium genome includes the window TACAAGACCATCGCCGGCGACGTAACGGACCGCGAGGGAATCAGCGTGTTCTACAAGGACAAAAAGGGAGAGGTGTTTCACACCTACTCCGCCTTCGCGAGGGGGATCGACATGGTCAACACGACCTATCAATTCCTCGACCTGGTTCCCAAGGGGCGGGATGAAAATCCGGAAGACCCCCAGGATTGGGTCCGCTACCATGATCGATACGAAAGCTGAAACCGCTCGCCTATCTTCCCCTGCCTCCTCCTCGAGGCGCCGCCCGAGGGGCCGGTCGGGGCGCCGGGGCCGGGAGGGGCCGGGAGGGCAGTTGAGAGACATGGGGAGGCGCGGGCGGCCTCGCGTCCGGCGGCGGCCGTACCCCGCCCGGCGGGGGGGGCGTGTTGATGATCACGTCGCCATGGTAGTAAGGATCATATCCCGGGTAGTAGCCCCCATAGTATCCGACGGACCCGTACACCTGTGTGGAAGTACCGCCCGAGGCGCAGCCCGCGGCTAAAATGGTCATGGTCGTCAGGAGGAGCAGGGCGGCCGCCCTGTTCTTGATGGCCTTGGCTTTCATGGGTTGCCCTCCCCTGCGTTTTCGTCCGCCCATTCCGCGGCCCCCACCGCGGCGCCGAGGGGATCGAGAAACACCGCCACCTTGCCGTCCCGAATCTCCGGACTCGGTTCGATCACGATCCGGCCGCCCGCCCGTTCGACTCCGGCGACGGTCATTTTGAGATCCTTCACGCGTATATAAGGCAGCCAGGTCGTGGGAAGGTCTTTTCGCAAAAGCTCGATTATCCCGGCCCGAGGGTAGCCGTTGGCCACGAGATGCAGTTCGGTGCGGTCCCCGGGTCCTTCCTGAGGGGTCACGGTATAGGCGCCGATGGGACGGTAGAAGTCGGCCATCCGGGAGGCATCCTTCGCCCAGAGTTCCATCCAAAGCCATTCATTGAAAGACGGGAAGGCATCGGGCGGATCGCCGGTTCCGCTGTGAATCACGCCAAAGAGCGCGCCCTCGGGATCCTCAAGGACCGAAGTCTCGCCCCGTCCCGGAAGGTT containing:
- a CDS encoding VOC family protein, yielding MRKDHVRALTLAAMAMLLTAGCATTRPQWPAVSDVPTEVHIQGRWVWAELFADNVEAEKTFYRDVFGWRFESRGTGTDLYTLVRADGSPIAGIIHYPKPAGAERSARWLPLMSVPDAARAADQAAASGGKVVVPPKNLPGRGETSVLEDPEGALFGVIHSGTGDPPDAFPSFNEWLWMELWAKDASRMADFYRPIGAYTVTPQEGPGDRTELHLVANGYPRAGIIELLRKDLPTTWLPYIRVKDLKMTVAGVERAGGRIVIEPSPEIRDGKVAVFLDPLGAAVGAAEWADENAGEGNP